In Debaryomyces hansenii CBS767 chromosome B complete sequence, one genomic interval encodes:
- a CDS encoding DEHA2B13398p (highly similar to uniprot|P53738 Saccharomyces cerevisiae YNR046W Protein required for cell viability), producing MKFLTTNFVKCAIKSCDSSADSFPLQYADCQLAQEEQDYNPEFISHILERLDWDAIIKVAADLGNTSLPPTKPEDLDPIMEDNQVILKDLHNLLVETHILEGKMTCRNCGHIYYIKNSIPNFLLPPHLC from the coding sequence atgaaatttttaaCCACCAACTTTGTCAAATGTGCTATTAAATCCTGTGACTCCTCAGCCGACTCCTTCCCATTACAATACGCCGACTGCCAGTTAGCACAAGAAGAACAGGACTACAATCCAGAGTTTATAAGCCACATATTGGAAAGATTGGACTGGGATGCCATCATCAAAGTTGCAGCTGATTTAGGAAACACATCGTTACCTCCTACGAAGCCAGAAGACTTGGACCCAATCATGGAAGACAATCAAGTGATATTGAAGGACTTACACAACTTATTAGTCGAAACTCATATTTTAGAAGGTAAGATGACCTGCCGTAATTGTGGCCATATTTACTACATCAAAAATTCCATTCCAAACTTTCTTTTACCACCACATTTATGTTAA
- a CDS encoding DEHA2B13332p (similar to uniprot|P40559 Saccharomyces cerevisiae YIL002C INP51 Phosphatidylinositol 4 5-bisphosphate 5-phosphatase synaptojanin-like protein with an N-terminal Sac1 domain plays a role in phosphatidylinositol 4 5-bisphosphate homeostasis and in endocytosis) yields MRLYLNERPRTLIIVSNNYALIIRHPFPTYKNSNHHHIHHHHIHLHHHHGSTSGKGVDSKGRLSSNKVIVEFVRKDMLKLGNYKDITPNKSKSNRQLLGFLGLLNVNNNIHLGFITGQTKIASPMIGEDIQRITGVDFYCLNNDEYDYLINRSVINEEDIQNLHSQSPQYDPEKVSSGYPAASVRKLLESGAFYYSKDFDITSNVQERGFRDINDPTFTLMADSPYFKRFMWNSYMISEFIEFRNRLSPPDRLQFDLTGFLTTITRGFAQTVNTCITPNEEALLTIISKQSCMKNGPLFGDWGVDDKGDVSNFVETEMIIYTKKICFSYVLVRGNVPTFWELENPNKKSLLSSKKNKKISTPRSFEASQHAFVRHFDKLVNQFSEVHIVNLLSSDGYKGELNHNYKEHIDYFNRNIKNNSSSANGKMSLNYKLPCTDLPINIATIKKYGYTPSNPRNISDILVDSIIDYGALFYDKSKKNFTGRQLGVFRINSFDSLKKANFISKIISQEVIELAFRDTGIAVDPDIFIKHAKLWSENDEYLSKITSSYISNSSKLQASSRASTKSSVKSHLSKKYLSSVVSTKPSEMAMLKLLGHLQDQVDIKLHNPIHDYVTRELNKRAKEFSSYEDISIYASTFNVNGLCYEGDISEWLFPKKENITTNYDVVFIGFQEVTELTAGKMVTTDSSNRNFWERKIKSALEECNPNHNKYVSLWCGQIGSIAIFLFINQNKIENVSNVEGSFKKTGFGGMGANKGAVAVSFNYANSEICLVASHLAAGLSNTDERHQNYKSIAKGIKFSKNRRIRDHDAVIWLGDFNYRVGLTNEQVRPLIEKKEFSKLFEYDQLNKQMASGESFPFFDEMEITFPPTYKFDNGTKNYDTSEKQRIPAWTDRILSLSRNKIIKQLSYDSSPDLIFSDHRPVHATFTMSVNVIDETIKKNLSHDLYENYRKSIGDINESLITSNNLTLFDAEFDDKVLPAPSSDVMKWWLESGKPAKISIPELNSDNFHDGTVNIINPKLPHNPFMKTDEPEFISKKSLLNLLK; encoded by the coding sequence ATGAGATTGTACCTCAATGAGAGACCAAGGACTCTTATAATTGTTAGTAATAACTATGCGTTGATTATTAGACATCCTTTCCCTACctataaaaattcaaaccATCACCACATCCACCACCATCATATACATTTGCATCATCACCATGGAAGTACATCAGGCAAAGGGGTTGATTCTAAAGGAAGATTATCATCTAATAAGGttattgttgaatttgttAGAAAAGATATGTTGAAGTTGGGTAATTATAAAGATATAACTCCAAATAAGTCTAAGCTGAACAGACAGCTTCTTGGGTTTCTTGGACTTTTGAATGTCAATAACAATATCCACCTAGGATTTATTACTGGTCAGACGAAGATTGCATCGCCGATGATAGGAGAAGATATTCAAAGAATCACGGGTGTAGATTTTTACTgtttaaataatgatgaatatgaCTATTTAATTAATAGGTCGGTGATCAATGAAGAGGACATTCAAAATCTCCATCTGCAATCACCCCAATATGACCCTGAAAAGGTTTCTTCGGGATATCCTGCTGCATCAGTAAGAAAATTGCTTGAGCTGGGTGCATTTTATTACTCCAAAGATTTCGATATAACCTCGAATGTTCAAGAAAGAGGTTTCCGAGATATAAATGACCCAACATTCACGTTAATGGCAGATTCCCCTTACTTTAAAAGATTTATGTGGAATTCGTACATGATCTCAGAATTTATTGAGTTTCGTAATAGATTGTCGCCTCCTGATAGGTTACAATTTGACTTGACTGGGTTTTTAACGACTATAACAAGAGGGTTTGCCCAAACTGTTAATACATGTATAACACCAAATGAAGAAGCATTGTTGACAATCATTTCAAAGCAATCGTGTATGAAAAATGGTCCCTTATTCGGTGATTGGGGTGTTGATGATAAAGGAGATGTTTCGAACTTTGTTGAAACTGAAATGATTATATACACCAAGAAGATTTGCTTTTCCTACGTTTTAGTAAGAGGAAATGTGCCGACGTTTTGGGAATTAGAAAATCCGAATAAAAAGTCACTTTTATCGTCcaaaaagaataagaagATTTCCACTCCAAGGTCATTTGAAGCATCCCAACATGCCTTCGTTAGGCACTTCGACAAACTTGTTAATCAGTTTAGTGAGGTGCATATCGTCAACTTGTTATCTTCGGACGGCTATAAAGGTGAACTCAATCATAATTATAAGGAGcatattgattatttcaatagGAACATTAAGAATAACTCCTCAAGTGCAAACGGAAAAATGTCGTTGAATTACAAGTTACCATGTACTGATTTACCAATAAATATAGCTacaataaagaaatatggTTATACGCCATCGAATCCTCGCAATATATCTGATATCTTGGTTGATTCTATAATCGATTATGGAGCCTTGTTTTATGATAAGTCAAAGAAAAACTTCACTGGTAGACAACTAGGAGTCTTCCGtataaattcatttgatAGTCTTAAAAAGgctaattttatttctaaaattaTAAGTcaagaagttattgaattgGCATTCCGTGATACGGGAATTGCAGTTGATCctgatatatttattaagcATGCTAAATTATGGTCTGAAAATGATGAGTATTTATCTAAAATCACATCGAGctatatttcaaattcatcaaaattaCAAGCATCGAGTAGAGCATCTACGAAGAGCTCAGTTAAATCTCATCTTTCTAAGAAGTACTTGAGCAGTGTTGTCAGTACAAAGCCCAGTGAAATGGCGATGCTAAAATTATTGGGTCATTTACAAGATCAAGTAGATATAAAACTTCATAATCCAATCCATGACTATGTTACAagagaattaaataaaagGGCTAAGGAGTTTAGCTCCTACGAAGATATTTCCATTTATGCAAGTACATTTAACGTAAATGGGCTTTGCTACGAGGGAGATATATCTGAGTGGCTCTTTCCTAAAAAGGAAAATATTACTACCAACTATGATGTAGTATTTATTGGATTTCAAGAGGTTACTGAATTAACGGCTGGAAAAATGGTGACTACAGATTCAAGCAATAGAAATTTTTGGGAAAGAAAAATCAAAAGTGCGTTGGAAGAATGTAACCCAAatcataataaatatgtttCACTATGGTGTGGCCAAATTGGAAGTAtagcaatatttttattcattaatcaaaacaaaattgAGAACGTAAGTAACGTTGAAGGATCATTTAAAAAAACGGGATTCGGGGGAATGGGAGCAAACAAAGGTGCGGTTGCAGTGAGTTTCAACTATGCCAATTCAGAAATTTGTCTTGTTGCGTCACATTTAGCTGCTGGTTTAAGTAATACGGACGAAAGACATCAAAACTATAAATCTATTGCAAAAGGTATCAAGTTCTCAAAAAACAGAAGAATTCGAGACCATGATGCGGTAATCTGGTTGGGTGATTTTAATTACCGAGTTGGGTTAACAAATGAGCAAGTAAGGCCTCtcattgaaaagaaagaattctctaaattatttgaatatgatcAACTAAACAAGCAGATGGCCAGCGGGGAAAGTTTTCCTTTCTTTGATGAGATGGAAATTACATTTCCTCCAACATATAAGTTTGATAATGGTACAAAAAACTACGATACATCCGAGAAGCAGAGAATTCCTGCTTGGACAGATAGAATATTAAGTTTATCAAGGAACAAGATTATTAAACAATTGTCCTATGATTCAAGCCCagatttgatattttctGATCACAGACCTGTTCACGCAACATTTACTATGTCCGTCAATGTTATTGACGAAACAATCAAAAAGAACTTGTCTCATGATTTGTACGAAAACTATAGAAAGAGCATTggtgatattaatgaatcgTTAATTACAAGCAATAATTTGACATTATTTGATGCTGAGTTTGATGATAAGGTTTTGCCAGCTCCAAGTTCCGATGTTATGAAATGGTGGCTTGAAAGCGGGAAGCCAGCAAAGATCAGTATTCCAGAATTGAATAGTGATAATTTCCATGATGGTACTGTCAACATTATCAACCCAAAATTACCACATAATCCATTCATGAAAACTGATGAGCCTGAGTTCATTTCTAAAAAATCTTTgctaaatttattaaaatga
- a CDS encoding DEHA2B13376p (no similarity), with the protein MRRRNNDESRRNSVNIRWYSTARKNNYLKEDGTFEAMTPLEMDPIEDRRNHRTQSTGNYQKNMLNEKRQARTQKRQAREMSRMKEDEELADNYHRQRTTIVENFSNPTHIRGLFKSKPKAIWENVSDKNNEKSASNYKDLVNILNNGSGFRYYTSEIQNTLNLISTYFVNSILVEINIRKIFADKNLNKYPDSFLYRNSLMNNIKDEKKKNEILKILVQLYDRKENDDPQSFDHFFENLNRNVIEDLMGKEILESDYFNSVEFYRHNFNVFKSSQYLNYDHSDTLRFIQSSQPVKFKSPEQNNEEYYANLEHIFKAYDRNDPLGHLSLIASVSKVLMTCQKYTPTISIFNYLLQKLGQIGLYNYQSIVYDNLPSFRYKQSLLATPEHNLLKAPKLAYQLQDIIEDDPNFLTSFIDYQVVRDESEFFKELLSFYRLEEIAAHEKVLMKSNLKSLVSKSRFSNFRSHIPQSISFNCEDALFTSINSIYSTINACIDLKQFEFIDLLVSKLILHSVRINDKLKVALTFGKQNDIKTTEYSLLIAEELSTYDLSCKIFTKELFILLLRACRESDDVGRLMWLTPHLDLYLSTNLEQSKDHLETIKQYFNDLIIHQAADMPDIKTFIGQDSEALIDSKLISSIHETFSIFGIDGKVLKYNEVLDFKNTVADQVCLTRQKIDNERENIKKHGGKVNLNHYSDDLYFYLNPAGAYGEDPTKKTYKR; encoded by the coding sequence ATGCGTCGAcgtaataatgatgaatcaagaagaaatagtGTAAATATAAGGTGGTATAGTACCGCAAGAAAGAATAACTACTTGAAAGAAGATGGTACTTTTGAAGCCATGACACCCTTAGAAATGGACCCAATCGAAGATAGGAGAAATCATAGAACGCAAAGCACAGGTAATTATCAGAAAAATATGTTGAACGAGAAAAGACAAGCACGTACGCAAAAGAGACAAGCTCGTGAAATGCTGCGAATGAAAGAAGACGAGGAATTGGCGGATAACTATCATAGACAGCGGACTACAATAGTGGAAAATTTCTCTAATCCTACTCATATTAGGGGATTGTTTAAATCGAAACCTAAAGCGATTTGGGAAAATGTTTCagataaaaataatgaaaaatcagCGTCCAATTATAAAGACCTAGTGaatatattgaacaatGGTTCTGGCTTTAGATATTACACGTCGGAAATCCAGAAtactttgaatttaatatccACCTATTTTGTGAATTCCATACTCGTGGAGATTAATATAAGGAAAATATTTGCAGATAAGAACTTGAACAAATATCCGGATTCTTTTTTGTATAGAAATTCgttaatgaataatatcaaggacgaaaagaagaagaatgaaatattaaaaattctCGTTCAGTTATATGATAGAAAGGAAAACGATGATCCCCAAAGCTTTGATCATTTCTTCGAAAATTTAAATCGAAatgttattgaagatttaatGGGTAAAGAAATACTAGAATCTGACTATTTTAATTCAGTCGAGTTTTATAGACATAACTTCAATGTTTTTAAATCATCGcagtatttgaattatgaCCATTCTGATACGTTAAGATTTATTCAATCTTCTCAGCCAGTGAAATTTAAAAGCCCGGAACAAAACAACGAAGAATATTATGCAAATCTTGAACATATTTTTAAGGCGTATGATAGGAATGATCCTTTGGGTCATTTAAGCTTAATTGCAAGTGTGTCCAAAGTATTAATGACTTGTCAAAAGTATACTCCAACCATCAGTATTTTTAATTACTTGCTTCAGAAACTAGGACAAATAGGATTATACAATTATCAATCAATAGTCTATGATAATTTACCATCTTTCAGATACAAACAATCTTTGTTAGCAACCCCGGAACACAATTTACTAAAGGCTCCAAAATTGGCGTACCAGTTACAGGATATTATAGAAGATGATCCCAATTTTCTTACTAGCTTCATTGACTATCAAGTCGTCAGAGATGAAagtgaatttttcaaggaGTTGTTGTCATTTTATAGACTAGAAGAAATAGCAGCTCATGAAAAGGTgttaatgaaatcaaactTGAAGAGCCTTGTTTCAAAGTCAAgattttctaattttagATCACACATTCCTCAATCTATATCGTTCAACTGTGAAGATGCTCTATTTACTTCAATTAACTCAATTTATTCGACAATCAACGCATGCATTGATTTGAAACagtttgaatttattgatttgcTAGTTAGCAAATTGATCTTGCATTCAGTTAGGATAAATGACAAATTAAAGGTTGCATTGACGTTTGGAAAacaaaatgatattaaaacTACCGAATATTCGCTTCTAATAGCCGAAGAGCTCTCGACATACGACTTATCCTGCAAAATATTcacaaaagaattatttatccTATTATTAAGAGCATGTCGCGAGTCTGACGACGTGGGAAGGTTGATGTGGTTGACTCCTCATTtagatttatatttgtCCACAAACCTAGAACAAAGCAAAGACCATTTGGAAACCATTAAGCAATActtcaatgatttgattatcCATCAAGCTGCAGACATGCCAGACATCAAAACGTTCATAGGCCAAGATTCAGAAGCTCTCATCGACTCAAAATTGATATCCTCTATCCATGAGACATTTTCGATATTCGGAATAGATGGTAAAGTTTTGAAATACAATGAAGTACTAGATTTCAAGAATACTGTTGCAGATCAGGTATGTTTAACCAgacaaaaaattgataatgagcgagaaaatataaaaaaacaCGGCGGAAAAGTGAACTTGAATCACTATCTGGACGACCTCTACTTCTATCTCAACCCAGCAGGTGCATACGGCGAAGACCCTACCAAAAAAACATACAAAAGATAG
- a CDS encoding DEHA2B13354p (weakly similar to uniprot|P40006 Saccharomyces cerevisiae YEL001C Hypothetical ORF) encodes MKLSFSIITALVAVASSAIAAPIDPEKATGSINFVVDYTISEFPEISNTDVAELTNGEAISLEYSVTNNEDKDISVVGVGGSFRDPANGNVKTNLTAAAVGPVLVAAGEKASFIQKIDLNLVADNYLLTPQIFVAVEEDLKFIQARGQLATVNDLPISLFNLQLLFLEAVLLATIGGILYFVYDIWGKRYIEGTAPIAKSSKKASSPSPVSVATGKAYNSEWIPEAHLKQKKSKKAY; translated from the coding sequence atgaaattatcgTTTTCTATCATTACTGCATTAGTCGCTGTTGCTTCTTCTGCTATTGCTGCTCCAATTGACCCGGAAAAGGCTACAGGATCAATTAACTTTGTTGTAGACTATACTATCTCGGAATTTCCAGAGATTTCAAACACCGATGTTGCTGAATTAACCAACGGCGAGGCTATCTCTTTGGAATACAGTGTCACTAATAACGAAGATAAGGATATCTCCGTTGTAGGTGTTGGTGGTTCTTTCCGTGACCCAGCTAATGGAAATGTTAAAACAAACTTAACAGCTGCTGCTGTGGGTCCAGTTTTGGTTGCTGCCGGTGAAAAGGCTAGCTTCATCCAGAAGATCGACTTGAATTTGGTTGCTGACAATTACTTGTTGACACCTCAAATTTTTGTTGCTGTCGAAGAAGATTTAAAGTTCATTCAGGCTAGAGGACAATTGGCTACCGTCAATGATTTACCAATCTCATTATTCAACCTTCAATTATTGTTCTTGGAAGCCGTTTTATTGGCTACTATTGGTGGTATTCTTTACTTCGTCTATGATATTTGGGGTAAGAGATATATCGAGGGAACTGCACCAATCGCTAAATCTTCTAAGAAAGCATCATCTCCTAGTCCTGTTTCTGTTGCCACCGGTAAAGCCTACAACTCTGAATGGATTCCAGAAGCTCATTTGAAACAGAAAAAGTCGAAAAAGGCATACTAG
- a CDS encoding DEHA2B13442p (similar to uniprot|Q03178 Saccharomyces cerevisiae YKL164C PIR1 Protein containing tandem internal repeats) — MRYSVIFTSTALIASTLAAYVPSEPWTTLTPTGSAPAGATTDHTHKFGIQVKTVESSVAISSTVAETDSAVTAAASASGAAKRDDVVNQIGDGQIQQQSAAAETASVVNQIGDGQIQQQTAAAETASVVNQIGDGQIQQQTAQPTPTASVVNQIGDGQIQQQTAQTASVVNQIGDGQIQQQTAQTASVVNQIGDGQIQQQTAAAETASVVNQIGDGQIQQQTSQSPTTATVASQINDGQVQQQTDSAKSSSDSDSSVPQSCVGTNSLGMQLNGSVLTDEKGRIGAIVSNRQFQFDGPPPQAGSIYAAGWSVTENGLLALGDQTIFYQCHSGDFYNLYDESIAEQCSAVHLSIVDLVEC; from the coding sequence ATGAGATACTCAGTTATTTTTACATCTACAGCCTTAATTGCTTCTACTCTTGCTGCTTATGTTCCATCTGAACCATGGACCACCTTAACTCCAACTGGGTCAGCCCCAGCTGGTGCTACCACCGACCACACCCATAAGTTCGGTATCCAAGTTAAGACAGTTGAATCTTCGGTTGCCATCTCTTCCACAGTTGCGGAAACCGATTCTGCCGTTACTGCTGCAGCCTCTGCCAGTGGTGCTGCCAAGAGAGATGACGTTGTTAACCAAATTGGTGATGGTCAAATCCAACAACAATCTGCTGCAGCTGAAACTGCATCTGTTGTTAACCAAATTGGTGACGgtcaaattcaacaacaaactGCAGCAGCAGAAACTGCTTCTGTTGTCAACCAAATTGGTGACGGACAAATCCAACAACAAACCGCACAACCAACCCCAACTGCTTCTGTTGTTAACCAAATCGGTGACGGTCAAATCCAACAACAAACTGCTCAAACTGCTTCCGTTGTTAATCAAATTGGTGATGGTCAAATCCAACAACAAACTGCTCAAACTGCTTCCGTAGTCAACCAAATCGGTGACGGTCAAATCCAACAACAAACTGCAGCAGCTGAAACTGCTTCTGTTGTTAACCAAATCGGTGATGGTCAAATCCAACAACAAACCTCCCAATCCCCAACTACTGCTACCGTTGCTTCTCAAATAAATGACGGTCAAGTCCAACAGCAAACTGATTCTGCTAAGTCTTCTTCTGATTCCGACTCCTCCGTTCCACAATCTTGTGTCGGCACCAACTCATTAGGCATGCAATTGAACGGTTCAGTCTTAACTGACGAAAAGGGTAGAATTGGTGCTATTGTTTCTAATAGACAATTCCAATTTGATGGTCCACCACCACAAGCAGGTTCTATTTACGCTGCTGGTTGGTCTGTTACTGAGAACGGTCTCTTAGCATTAGGTGACCAAACTATTTTCTACCAATGTCACTCTGGTGATTTCTACAACTTATACGACGAAAGTATTGCTGAGCAATGTTCTGCCGTTCACTTAAGTATAGTTGACTTAGTTGAATGTTAG
- a CDS encoding DEHA2B13420p (similar to uniprot|P53739 Saccharomyces cerevisiae YNR047W Putative protein kinase) — MVNLSSSKFHITEPADEDIQSTSVNGNQKGHEDSCNRSSTPKFGSISRFFFNKEQSVSSDVSNADSTVSSNTDSLNHNHGSKSGVTNSEAREDEHDDAKQQPGLSKLKSFLRLSSNSLLLSNNGPNDNGEQNGPKGTDVITPNAESVTPVRSNEEKTKLKHESDRNEEGHNGNKDGSNVSTKQEASAGMMKKFMLGRKRSVSSPTSPATGNRKPQQSNLSINTESPKDIPEIITENTESPVISSNLYFAHQGLPPHMNNHNKNNHTLAASAANEDDISVALRHNDSVFSLNDGGPLKPPNVYQSKLSASDESGSEHEPIPEHTTESGLKTPEESTLQNKNKLEVPPHTLPHPGQASPFQKTLRRVASAPLVHRLLNDSNTRLPQTRAYVSNDDDFDITEHIGELKSGRPRTLSRGRMYSSASTKIMDAQVNQNSFKKIRLLGKGDVGKVYLVKENLSNRLYAMKILSKKEMIERNKIKRALAEQDILATSNHPFIVTLYHSFQSNDYLYLCMEYCMGGEFFRALQTRETKTISETDAKFYAAEVTAALEYLHLMGFIYRDLKPENILLHQSGHIMLSDFDLSKQSESTKNPEIFFSKTSHGLSSSNNHNGPTLDTKACIDGFRTNSFVGTEEYIAPEVIRGKGHTSAVDWWTLGIFIYEMLFGTTPFKGRDRKKTFGNVLKKEVKFLETRSISSSCKSLIKKLLIKDEAKRLGSKTGASDIKNHAFFKNTQWALLRHQKPPMIPVLSKNKRADKVERYDSEEDQITDSTTDVSENKDILNDPFANFSSVTLHYNELDSGDDQMVYNEADNTVYTSVAYTMTNDSSPKPKHFLKR; from the coding sequence ATGGttaatttatcttcttcgaAATTTCATATTACAGAGCCtgctgatgaagatataCAGCTGACACTGGTCAACGGGAATCAAAAGGGACACGAAGATTCGTGCAATCGAAGCAGTACACCAAAATTTGGGTCAATATCgagattttttttcaataaggAGCAATCGGTATCGTCAGATGTATCCAACGCCGATTCGACGGTTAGCTCGAATACGGACAGCttaaatcataatcatGGGTCCAAAAGTGGTGTAACTAACAGCGAAGCAAGAGAGGATGAGCATGACGATGCGAAACAGCAGCCTGGATTgagcaaattgaaaagtttcTTGAGGCTTTCCTCGAATTCGCTTCTATTGTCGAATAATGGTCCGAATGATAATGGGGAACAGAATGGTCCGAAAGGAACGGATGTCATAACGCCAAATGCCGAGTCAGTCACCCCAGTACGCAGCAATGAAGAGAAGACTAAGTTGAAGCACGAGAGCGATAGAAACGAGGAAGGCCACAATGGAAATAAAGATGGCTCCAATGTATCGACGAAGCAAGAGGCCAGTGCCGGTATGATGAAAAAGTTCATGCTTGGAAGAAAGAGATCAGTTTCGAGTCCAACCAGTCCTGCGACCGGCAATAGGAAACCGCAACAGAGTAACCTACTGATTAATACAGAGAGCCCAAAGGATATCCCAGAAATCATTACTGAGAATACTGAAAGCCCTGTTATCTCCTCTAATCTTTATTTTGCCCATCAGGGTTTACCGCCTCATATGAATAACcataataagaataatcaTACTCTTGCTGCAAGTGCAGccaatgaagatgatatttcCGTTGCTTTAAGGCATAACGATTCGGTATTCTCGCTTAATGATGGCGGTCCTTTAAAGCCTCCCAATGTATATCAATCAAAGTTATCTGCAAGTGATGAATCAGGCTCTGAGCATGAGCCAATACCAGAGCATACTACCGAATCGGGACTCAAGACACCAGAGGAAAGCACTTTGCAGAATAAGAACAAGTTGGAGGTTCCTCCACATACGTTACCGCATCCTGGACAAGCTAGTCCTTTCCAAAAGACTTTAAGAAGAGTTGCATCCGCACCATTAGTTCATAGATTACTCAATGATTCAAACACGAGATTGCCACAAACGAGAGCTTATGTTTCAAATGACGATGACTTTGATATCACTGAGCATATTGGTGAATTAAAGAGTGGTAGACCACGGACTTTAAGTAGGGGTAGAATGTACTCAAGTGCTTCTACCAAGATCATGGACGCCCAGGTTAATCAAAACAGTTTTAAGAAGATTAGATTATTGGGTAAAGGTGACGTTGGTAAAGTTTATTTGGTTAAAGAGAATTTGTCAAATAGATTGTACGCAATGAAAATCTTATCTAAAAAGGAAATGATCGAAAGAAACAAAATCAAGAGAGCATTAGCCGAGCAAGATATCTTAGCTACCAGTAACCACCCATTCATTGTTACCCTATATCACTCATTTCAATCAAATGATTACTTGTATTTATGCATGGAATATTGTATGGGTGGTGAATTTTTTAGAGCCTTACAAACAAGGGAAACCAAAACGATTTCTGAAACTGATGCTAAGTTTTATGCGGCTGAGGTAACAGCTGCATTAGAATATTTACATTTAATGGGATTTATTTATAGAGATTTAAAACCTGAAAACATTTTATTGCATCAATCAGGGCATATTATGTTGAGTGATTTCGATTTATCGAAACAATCTGAAAGTACAAAGAATCCAGAGATTTTTTTCAGTAAAACATCTCACGGCTTAAGTTCCAGCAATAATCACAATGGACCAACGTTAGACACCAAGGCGTGCATTGATGGATTTAGAACTAATTCGTTTGTCGGTACTGAAGAGTACATTGCACCTGAAGTTATCCGAGGCAAAGGTCATACAAGTGCAGTTGATTGGTGGACTTTGGGTATTTTCATTTATGAAATGTTATTTGGTACTACTCCATTTAAGGGAAGAGACCGAAAGAAGACGTTCGGCAATGTTTTGAAAAAGGAGGTTAAGTTTTTGGAAACTCGCTCAATTTCGTCTAGTTGTAAAAGTttaatcaaaaaattattgataaaagaTGAAGCAAAGAGATTGGGTTCAAAAACAGGTGCATCCGACATTAAGAATCATGCGTTCTTTAAGAATACGCAATGGGCTCTATTAAGGCACCAAAAGCCTCCAATGATCCCTGTTTTAAGCAAGAATAAGAGAGCAGATAAAGTTGAGAGGTATGACAGTGAAGAAGATCAAATCACGGACAGCACTACAGATGTTTCTGAAAATAAGGATATTCTTAATGACCCTTTTGCTAACTTCAGTTCTGTCACATTACATTATAATGAACTAGATTCAGGTGATGATCAAATGGTATACAATGAAGCAGACAACACGGTATATACAAGTGTTGCATATACCATGACTAACGATTCTTCACCAAAACCTAAACATTTTTTAAAaagataa
- a CDS encoding DEHA2B13310p (similar to CA2309|IPF9875 Candida albicans IPF9875) — protein sequence MTQDNGLDLAQAYKQINEAEVQADSLEKMLDQLDAKMDSILKEAEGINKINETNETYENNEINSGASD from the coding sequence aTGACACAAGACAATGGACTTGATTTAGCTCAGGCGTATAAGCAAATAAATGAAGCAGAGGTTCAAGCTGACAGTTTAGAGAAAATGTTGGACCAACTTGATGCCAAGATGgattcaatattgaaagaagcGGAGggtataaataaaatcaacgAAACTAACGAGACctatgaaaataatgaaattaactCGGGAGCGTCAGATTAA